GGGCAAAGCGGCTCGACTGAAAGAAATTCGACCGAAGAAAAATGCGGCAATGGCCAAAAAGAGCAAAGCAAAAAGCGCAACATCCTGAAAAGATTCAGGGCATTATTTAAATGCCCTGCAATTGAGATTAAAGCCAGCTTCCAGTTTGGGAGCTGGCTTTATTTTGGCTGGCACTATTTCTGAAGGAAACTTTCCCCAAGGCCGTACTGGTTTTTGGCATTTTTGTATTCCGCCAATGCTCTTGGTAAATACCTTTTTAAATTGGCAATTCGAGTTGCATCCGCCGGATGGGTGGACAGCAGTTCAGGCGGTTGGGCTCCCTGTTTCATTTGGCTGAACCGGGTCCAGAACCGCACCGCTTCGTTAGGATCGTATCCTGCCCGCGCCATATAGATCAATCCAATCTGGTCCGCTTCCGCCTCATTATCCCGGCTGAAGGGAAGTTGAATGCCATATTGCACTCCTACCCCCAGAGCCCCCAGAATCATTTCCCGGCCCGGTCCCGCAAGACCGGTGGCCACTTGCATCCCTATAGATATCGCCTGTTGTTGGGTCATTCGCTGGGCGCCATGACGAGCCGTCACATGCGCTATTTCGTGACCCATCACCGCCGCCAATGCCGCTTCATTCTCGCACACCTTTAAGAGCCCGGTATAAGCCGCCGTTTTACCGCCCGGCAATGCAAAGGCATTCATTTGATCCGATTCGAAGAGTTTAAACTCCCAGTCCAGATCCGGCATGGTGGTATTTACGGCGAGACGCTCTCCCACACGTTTGGTGATTGCCACCAACCGCGCGTCCTGAGATTCCTTTTCCTTTTGCAGGATTTCACCAAAGGCCTGCTCACCCAGGGTTGCTTCCTGTGACAAAGAAGTCATGATGAAAGCCTGCTTCCCCGATTCGGGAGTGGTGACGCATGCCGTCACTAAAGCAAGTGAGGCAAATATGAGTACTTTAATTTTTGTTTTCATGCGTTAAATTATAAATGTGAACGACTCTGTTTTGCAATGACAATTACATCATGAAATATTAAAGCTTGTAAGACAAAAGTTAATAACAAAGTACTTTTGAGTTGCCTGGTCATCGCGGATGAAATATGATTTCTTGCAGAGGAGACAGTGTAAAAGTTTTTTACCTGACAACGTTTAAAAATTTTCGAGTCGAGACAGGTTTGGATTTTTTTCCTCCACAGGAAACGCGACGCAATGCTGAAGTATGA
The Nitrospinota bacterium genome window above contains:
- a CDS encoding M48 family metallopeptidase yields the protein MKTKIKVLIFASLALVTACVTTPESGKQAFIMTSLSQEATLGEQAFGEILQKEKESQDARLVAITKRVGERLAVNTTMPDLDWEFKLFESDQMNAFALPGGKTAAYTGLLKVCENEAALAAVMGHEIAHVTARHGAQRMTQQQAISIGMQVATGLAGPGREMILGALGVGVQYGIQLPFSRDNEAEADQIGLIYMARAGYDPNEAVRFWTRFSQMKQGAQPPELLSTHPADATRIANLKRYLPRALAEYKNAKNQYGLGESFLQK